CCCTCCGGCCTGACGGTCAAGGCCGCCATCGCACCGAGGATTGAGAACGACTAGGTGAGAACATGCCGACGCTGGAACTGACGATGGCCCAGGCGGAAATCCTGAGCTACATGGTCGAGGATTGGGTGTCGGGAATCGAGCCTGATTCCAACACCCTCAAGAGGGACCTGGATTGCACCGAAGAGGACATCCAGAAGGTCTATGACCTCGTTATCGACCTTCTTGATTGAAACGCTTTACCTTTTTTCTTATTTTTATTGTTGTGTCATAATATCCTAGTTTTTGGGATGTTATGACTTTGTTATTTAACGTCAATCTCGCCTCTTTCGCACCGCAATCGCCAGCCCTGGCCCCTCGTCCTTGGCGTAACGCTTGTCAGCGACAATCCTTACTACTTGTGAATCGTCCGGGAAGATGATTCCCGTAAGCCCGTCCAGGACCGCTCTCACTAGTTTGTCCAGGTCCGGGCGTTTGGTGTTGAGCGTCCACTTTTTCGGTTGGCTCTTGGGCCGCTCGAACACGAAGATGAGTTCGATTTCGTACCCGATTCTTTGGTCGTCCTCATAGAACGCTCCTGACTCTAACGCCCGTTGAGCTTCCGAGGCCACCCGTTGCCGCCAAGCGTCCGTGTTCTTGTTGCTGTGCGTGGTTACGACCTTCTGCACCTTCTTGATGTAGAACGCCTTGGTAGAACCTTGCGGAACGGGCGTTCCAGCCACGAAGAACTCAATCTCGTTCAAGATATTCCTCCAATTTCGGCATGCCCTTGACCTTGGCGGCCTTCTTTTCCTTCTGCCGCTCCCTGCCGTTCTCCCGATGGAGTTCGGCGGTATATAGGTCG
The window above is part of the Dehalococcoidia bacterium genome. Proteins encoded here:
- a CDS encoding RusA family crossover junction endodeoxyribonuclease, whose amino-acid sequence is MNEIEFFVAGTPVPQGSTKAFYIKKVQKVVTTHSNKNTDAWRQRVASEAQRALESGAFYEDDQRIGYEIELIFVFERPKSQPKKWTLNTKRPDLDKLVRAVLDGLTGIIFPDDSQVVRIVADKRYAKDEGPGLAIAVRKRRD